In the genome of Oxalobacter aliiformigenes, one region contains:
- a CDS encoding universal stress protein: MKNNHSIMVATDMSECATMAESRAAMLCQQLGKSRLDIINVQDLSIIDMLTRVLKSSSSDTEDAVRESMSGDLAQVATRLENKYRIPCERLIRFGNPVAEIMKEIVARGTGLLVIGAHGNGPKSHDFLGNLPSKLLQISPVPLLVIRQEPKRAYDKIMIAVDFSEISYYQARQALSLATPDAEIVFVHAYEVPNEGIMRYANVSQGLLHEFRSDIRLKAGAEMQSFIARLQTSHHVTSVIQLGIPHVVIREHVQSKKPDLLVMGKLGRNRFEEFILGSTSRNAIYETDCDIMIVPPTAVKKEIQESADGQNRTAATGKS; the protein is encoded by the coding sequence ATGAAAAATAACCACAGTATCATGGTGGCGACCGATATGTCCGAATGCGCGACGATGGCGGAAAGCAGGGCGGCCATGTTGTGTCAGCAGCTGGGAAAATCGCGGCTGGATATCATCAACGTGCAGGATCTGTCCATCATCGACATGCTCACCCGTGTCCTGAAAAGTTCATCGTCAGATACGGAGGATGCCGTCAGGGAAAGCATGTCCGGCGATTTGGCCCAGGTAGCGACCCGTCTTGAAAACAAGTACCGGATTCCGTGCGAACGACTGATCCGGTTTGGTAATCCTGTTGCCGAAATCATGAAAGAGATCGTGGCGCGCGGGACCGGACTGCTGGTTATCGGCGCCCATGGAAACGGCCCGAAAAGCCATGATTTTCTGGGGAATCTCCCCAGCAAACTGCTCCAGATCAGCCCCGTGCCCTTGCTTGTCATCCGCCAGGAACCGAAACGGGCTTACGACAAAATCATGATCGCCGTCGATTTCTCGGAAATATCGTATTATCAGGCCAGACAGGCGCTTTCACTCGCGACGCCGGATGCCGAAATCGTGTTCGTTCATGCCTATGAAGTACCCAACGAGGGCATCATGCGATATGCCAACGTATCGCAGGGCCTGCTGCACGAGTTCCGTTCCGATATCCGTCTGAAAGCCGGGGCCGAAATGCAGTCGTTCATCGCACGGCTTCAGACATCGCATCATGTCACATCGGTCATCCAGCTCGGCATTCCCCACGTGGTCATCCGGGAACACGTGCAATCGAAAAAGCCCGATCTGCTCGTCATGGGAAAACTGGGACGCAACCGCTTCGAGGAATTCATTCTGGGCAGCACCTCACGCAATGCCATTTACGAAACGGACTGCGACATCATGATCGTTCCGCCGACTGCGGTGAAAAAGGAAATACAGGAATCGGCCGACGGACAGAACCGGACGGCTGCAACCGGAAAATCATGA
- a CDS encoding dTDP-4-dehydrorhamnose 3,5-epimerase family protein — MNITNTAIPEVKIIDPDVPGNSQRLFPEAFDLEAFRTALANPIGFAQEIRTHTEHHQLIGLHYQIEPHTRGCLVYVENGQIFQVAVDLRKSSPGFSRWVATVLAGDNGYRFRIPEGFACGMLTLSDFVDIVALTTKPYDENSMRCIRRDDPSIAIDWHGVTSPRVSPHNEQGVEPGEADVFS, encoded by the coding sequence ATGAATATTACGAACACAGCCATACCTGAGGTCAAAATCATCGATCCGGATGTTCCCGGAAACAGCCAGAGGCTTTTTCCGGAGGCATTCGATCTAGAAGCATTCAGAACGGCTCTGGCAAATCCGATCGGGTTCGCACAGGAAATCCGCACGCATACGGAACATCATCAACTGATCGGCCTGCATTACCAGATCGAACCTCATACCCGGGGCTGTCTCGTTTATGTCGAGAACGGACAGATTTTCCAGGTCGCCGTCGATCTTCGGAAATCCTCACCCGGTTTTTCCCGATGGGTCGCCACGGTATTGGCCGGCGACAACGGTTACCGGTTCCGGATTCCGGAAGGATTCGCCTGCGGGATGCTGACGTTGAGCGATTTCGTCGATATCGTCGCATTGACGACAAAACCGTATGACGAAAACAGCATGCGCTGTATCCGCCGGGACGATCCGTCCATCGCCATCGACTGGCACGGTGTCACGTCCCCGCGTGTTTCTCCCCATAATGAACAGGGCGTTGAACCAGGCGAAGCGGACGTGTTTTCCTGA
- a CDS encoding fumarylacetoacetate hydrolase family protein codes for MKLVRYGKPGKEKPGLIDSDGKLRDLSGKIDDFTADQLSDRALARLAKLKTDRLPLVTGRPRLGVPVAHVGKYIAIGINYIEHAAEAKMRIPREPIVFMKAVTCLCGANDNIVLPKDSKKSDWEIELGVIIGKKAQYIGEEEALDYVAGYCVANDLSEREFQIERGTQWDKGKGCDTFGPIGPWLVTRDEIPDPQNLDVWLDVNGERMQQGNTKTMIFTVAKIVSYLSHFMTLLPGDVIATGTPPGVGLARNPQVFLKPGDVVVAGVEKLGEQRQKVVAWPGKK; via the coding sequence ATGAAACTGGTTCGTTATGGCAAACCCGGCAAGGAAAAACCCGGTCTGATCGATTCTGACGGCAAACTTCGCGATCTGTCCGGCAAGATAGACGATTTCACTGCCGACCAGCTTTCCGACCGGGCGCTGGCCCGGCTGGCGAAACTGAAAACCGACAGGCTGCCGCTGGTTACGGGACGCCCCCGTCTGGGTGTTCCTGTCGCCCATGTCGGCAAATATATCGCTATCGGCATCAATTACATCGAGCATGCTGCCGAAGCGAAGATGCGCATTCCCCGCGAACCGATCGTTTTCATGAAAGCGGTGACCTGCCTGTGTGGCGCCAACGACAATATCGTTTTGCCGAAAGATTCGAAAAAATCGGACTGGGAAATCGAACTGGGAGTCATTATCGGCAAAAAGGCCCAGTATATCGGCGAGGAAGAAGCGCTCGATTATGTGGCCGGGTATTGTGTCGCCAACGACCTGTCCGAGAGGGAATTCCAGATCGAACGCGGTACCCAGTGGGACAAGGGCAAGGGGTGCGATACATTCGGCCCGATCGGCCCCTGGCTCGTGACACGGGATGAAATTCCCGATCCGCAGAATCTGGACGTCTGGCTGGACGTGAATGGCGAGCGGATGCAGCAGGGCAACACGAAAACGATGATTTTCACGGTAGCGAAAATCGTCAGCTATCTCTCGCATTTCATGACGCTTTTGCCCGGTGATGTCATTGCGACCGGTACGCCGCCGGGTGTCGGGCTGGCCCGCAACCCGCAGGTGTTTCTGAAACCGGGAGATGTCGTCGTTGCCGGTGTCGAAAAACTGGGTGAACAGCGCCAGAAAGTCGTGGCCTGGCCCGGAAAAAAATAG
- a CDS encoding DNA-deoxyinosine glycosylase codes for MSDAEKTMNDSGQIPVPLAPLNGLSPLLSPDIHTIILGSFPSRESLAARQYYAHPRNQFWKLLSAVLDDDLVSLPYEKRLDRLLGHGIGLWDVISLCDRVGSLDSRIRNAVANDFTLLKEICPRLEKVCFNGKVAGAYAKRLEAAGYRTVLLPSSSPAYASRSFEDKLVLWKRALD; via the coding sequence ATGTCCGATGCTGAAAAAACGATGAACGATTCCGGCCAGATTCCCGTACCGCTGGCGCCATTGAACGGGCTCTCTCCCCTGCTTTCTCCCGACATCCATACGATCATACTGGGCAGTTTTCCGAGCCGGGAATCGCTGGCGGCCCGCCAGTATTACGCCCATCCGCGCAACCAGTTCTGGAAGCTGCTGTCGGCCGTGCTGGACGACGATCTGGTGTCCCTGCCTTATGAAAAACGGCTGGATCGCCTGCTGGGACACGGTATCGGTCTGTGGGATGTGATTTCCCTGTGCGACCGCGTCGGCAGTCTGGATTCCCGGATCCGGAATGCGGTCGCCAACGATTTCACCCTGTTAAAGGAAATTTGCCCGCGTCTGGAAAAGGTCTGTTTCAACGGCAAGGTGGCCGGAGCATATGCGAAAAGGCTGGAGGCGGCAGGCTACCGGACGGTGCTGCTCCCCTCCTCGTCTCCCGCCTATGCCAGCCGTTCTTTCGAGGACAAACTGGTTTTGTGGAAACGCGCCCTGGATTGA
- a CDS encoding GNAT family N-acetyltransferase — MDIEYKDNASYTIDEMINLYRRSTLGERRPLDRPDIFEKMRDCANLVITAWDGDKLVGIARSFTDFGYVTYLADLAVDAAYQKKGIGKRLVEETRVRLEPTCKIVLLAAPKANEYYPRIGFSHNPRAWVLKGEIAFTSD, encoded by the coding sequence ATGGATATCGAATACAAAGACAACGCTTCTTATACCATCGATGAAATGATCAATCTTTACCGGCGTTCGACCCTGGGCGAAAGGCGACCGCTGGACAGACCGGACATCTTCGAAAAAATGCGTGATTGCGCCAATCTCGTCATCACGGCGTGGGATGGCGACAAACTGGTCGGCATTGCACGCAGTTTCACCGATTTCGGCTATGTCACCTATCTGGCGGATCTGGCAGTAGACGCCGCCTACCAGAAAAAAGGCATCGGCAAACGGCTTGTTGAGGAAACACGGGTACGCCTTGAACCGACATGCAAAATCGTCCTTCTGGCCGCTCCCAAAGCGAATGAATATTATCCCCGGATCGGTTTTTCCCACAATCCGAGGGCCTGGGTACTGAAAGGAGAAATCGCGTTCACTTCCGACTAA